The following proteins come from a genomic window of Mycobacterium sp. DL:
- a CDS encoding chorismate mutase produces MRTVASCAAFAAVLSVAPAASGQPPNPLFPLVDAAAQRLQVAEPVAASKFLDGGLIEDPTREQQVLDAVAGEATDRDIDPAYVTTVFRDQIDATTAIQYTRLAQWKFDPAVAPVDAPDLSASRSTIDGLNRTMVTEMADEWQVLHSPMCRADLDAAKVAVIHARGLDPLYRQAVDFATRNYCR; encoded by the coding sequence ATGCGCACTGTCGCCTCGTGTGCCGCTTTTGCTGCGGTCCTCTCCGTCGCCCCTGCCGCATCCGGCCAACCACCGAACCCGCTGTTTCCGTTGGTGGACGCCGCCGCGCAGCGACTGCAGGTCGCCGAACCGGTGGCCGCCTCCAAGTTCCTCGACGGCGGGCTGATCGAGGACCCCACGCGCGAGCAGCAGGTCCTCGACGCCGTCGCCGGCGAGGCGACCGACCGCGACATCGACCCGGCGTACGTGACGACCGTGTTCCGCGACCAGATCGACGCCACCACCGCCATCCAGTACACCCGGCTTGCTCAGTGGAAGTTCGACCCCGCGGTGGCTCCTGTCGACGCGCCCGATCTGTCGGCCTCGCGGTCCACCATCGACGGGCTCAACCGAACGATGGTCACCGAGATGGCCGACGAGTGGCAGGTGCTGCACTCGCCGATGTGTCGCGCCGACCTCGATGCAGCCAAGGTGGCGGTGATCCACGCACGTGGCCTGGACCCGCTGTATCGGCAGGCCGTCGACTTCGCCACCCGCAACTACTGCAGGTAG
- a CDS encoding TetR/AcrR family transcriptional regulator: MTSTDPDSSVDADRGDFRRRLLAALEASIAEDGYVKTTVATIVRRARTSRRTFYEHFDSKEACFVALLSDANAAQIRQISDAVDPSAPWQKQVRQAIEAWISSGEARSALMVSWIRDVPALGAAARGLQRDAMESFIDMVGALGATDEFRAAGIGPVSRRRIIMLLGGLRELTAITVEEGGRMSDVTDEAVDASIALLSPHGG; the protein is encoded by the coding sequence ATGACTAGCACGGACCCGGACAGCAGCGTCGACGCCGACAGGGGCGACTTTCGTCGGCGGCTGCTCGCTGCCCTGGAGGCGTCGATCGCCGAGGACGGCTACGTCAAGACCACGGTCGCCACCATCGTCCGGCGGGCGAGAACCTCACGACGGACTTTCTACGAGCATTTCGACAGCAAGGAGGCGTGCTTCGTCGCGCTGCTCTCGGACGCGAACGCCGCGCAGATCCGACAGATCTCCGACGCCGTCGATCCCAGCGCGCCGTGGCAGAAGCAGGTGCGTCAGGCCATCGAGGCGTGGATCTCGTCCGGGGAGGCGCGCTCGGCGCTGATGGTCAGCTGGATCCGGGACGTGCCCGCTCTGGGGGCCGCAGCCCGGGGACTGCAGCGAGATGCCATGGAGAGCTTCATCGACATGGTCGGCGCACTCGGCGCCACCGATGAATTCCGCGCGGCCGGCATCGGTCCGGTCTCGCGGCGGCGAATCATCATGCTGCTCGGTGGTCTGCGCGAGTTGACGGCGATCACCGTGGAGGAGGGCGGCCGGATGAGCGACGTCACCGACGAGGCCGTCGACGCGTCGATCGCCCTGCTGAGCCCGCACGGGGGCTGA
- a CDS encoding cytochrome P450 — MAEVTTDPVRLPPGPPIPKVAAALGFFTARRRALAAISARYGESFTVDLPIFGHTMVISEPALVRELFAANSELVNRASNLGAVLGPGSSFSLDGDEHRARRKVLLPPFHGRRMSDYEAIVADEVSRETANWPEGREFSTLEPMMRITLNAILRAVFGARDAELDELRRLLPPMVPLASLMVVLPPALRKDLGPWSPWGRVLRSRTRYNKIIASLIAQARSDPGFDDRRDVLALLMSARHEDGSRIADEHIADELLTLLAAGHETTATTLAWALERLRRHPELLCRLTAEVDTGGTELTQATVWEVQRTRPVVEAMFRVAKQRIRLGDWVVPEGHGIMPSIALMHNSPRDFAEPQQFDPDRFVGRSPDSLTWIPFGGGVRRCIGAAFANMEMTVTLRELLRDFEFSTTNAPAERRRSRGIATAPHLGGRVVVYRRASASRPDHTSAVALARS; from the coding sequence ATGGCTGAGGTCACCACCGATCCCGTCCGCTTGCCGCCGGGTCCACCTATCCCGAAAGTCGCCGCTGCGCTGGGCTTTTTCACCGCACGCCGCCGGGCTCTCGCCGCCATCTCCGCACGATACGGCGAGAGCTTCACGGTGGATCTGCCGATCTTCGGTCACACCATGGTGATCAGCGAACCGGCGCTGGTCCGGGAGCTCTTCGCAGCCAACAGCGAGCTGGTCAACCGCGCTTCCAACCTCGGTGCGGTGCTGGGCCCCGGCTCGTCGTTCAGTCTCGACGGTGACGAGCACCGCGCTCGGCGCAAGGTGCTGCTTCCCCCGTTCCACGGCAGACGGATGAGCGATTACGAAGCGATCGTCGCCGACGAAGTCAGCAGGGAGACCGCGAATTGGCCGGAGGGCCGCGAGTTCTCGACCCTGGAACCGATGATGCGGATCACCCTCAACGCGATCCTGCGTGCGGTGTTCGGGGCCCGTGACGCCGAGCTCGACGAGCTTCGTCGCTTGCTTCCCCCGATGGTCCCGCTGGCGTCACTGATGGTGGTGTTGCCCCCGGCGCTGCGCAAGGATCTCGGACCGTGGAGTCCGTGGGGCCGGGTGCTGAGATCGCGCACCCGCTACAACAAGATCATCGCCTCGCTCATCGCCCAGGCACGGTCCGATCCCGGGTTCGACGATCGCAGGGACGTGCTGGCGCTGCTGATGAGTGCGCGCCACGAGGACGGGTCGAGGATCGCCGACGAGCACATCGCCGACGAGCTGCTGACGCTGCTGGCGGCAGGCCACGAAACCACCGCCACCACGTTGGCCTGGGCGCTGGAGCGGCTGCGCAGACATCCGGAGCTCTTGTGTCGCCTGACTGCGGAAGTCGATACCGGTGGCACCGAACTCACGCAGGCCACCGTCTGGGAGGTTCAGCGGACCAGACCGGTCGTCGAGGCGATGTTCCGGGTGGCCAAGCAACGGATCCGCCTGGGGGACTGGGTAGTCCCCGAAGGTCACGGCATCATGCCCAGCATCGCGCTGATGCACAACTCGCCGCGTGATTTCGCCGAGCCGCAGCAGTTCGACCCGGACCGGTTCGTCGGCCGGAGTCCGGACTCGCTCACGTGGATCCCGTTCGGCGGAGGCGTCCGACGCTGCATCGGTGCCGCCTTTGCCAACATGGAGATGACGGTCACCCTTCGAGAACTGTTGCGCGACTTCGAGTTCTCGACCACCAACGCTCCCGCGGAGCGCCGCAGATCGCGTGGCATTGCGACTGCGCCGCACCTGGGCGGGCGGGTGGTGGTCTACCGGCGTGCGTCGGCGTCCCGACCTGATCACACCAGCGCGGTAGCCCTGGCCCGCTCGTAG
- a CDS encoding MBL fold metallo-hydrolase, whose amino-acid sequence MKVRHLNCGTMQPPGVGPLVCHVLLIETDSGLVLIDSGFGSLDCAKRARFGQIRRHLIRPVFDPAETALSQIEKLGYERSDVRHIVLTHFDADHIGGIVDFPDAQIHITAAEAVGAMRSRSYRDRVRFRSVQWAHGPRIVEHDVTGEAWRGFAAAKELSEIAPGFVLVSLPGHTRGHACVAVDAGHRWILHSGDAFYHHGTIEGSPPTPVATAKLEKLIAFDRKMVRNNHLRLAELHRRQDPDLMIVCSHDAVLYERARATALV is encoded by the coding sequence GTGAAAGTTCGTCATCTGAACTGCGGGACGATGCAGCCCCCCGGGGTGGGGCCGCTGGTGTGTCATGTGTTGCTCATCGAAACCGACAGCGGGTTGGTGCTGATCGACAGCGGCTTCGGCTCGTTGGACTGTGCCAAGCGGGCCCGCTTCGGGCAGATCCGGCGCCACCTCATCCGTCCGGTGTTCGACCCTGCCGAAACCGCCTTGAGCCAGATCGAGAAGCTCGGGTACGAGCGCTCCGACGTCCGCCACATCGTCCTCACCCACTTCGACGCCGACCACATCGGAGGCATCGTCGACTTCCCCGACGCACAGATCCACATCACGGCCGCAGAAGCCGTCGGCGCCATGCGGTCCCGCTCATACCGCGACCGCGTGCGCTTTCGCTCCGTGCAGTGGGCGCACGGCCCCAGGATCGTCGAGCACGACGTCACCGGGGAGGCATGGCGTGGTTTCGCGGCCGCCAAGGAACTCTCGGAGATCGCTCCCGGCTTCGTGTTGGTGTCCCTGCCCGGTCACACCCGGGGGCATGCCTGCGTTGCTGTCGATGCCGGCCATCGTTGGATACTGCATTCCGGCGACGCCTTCTACCACCACGGGACCATCGAGGGTTCTCCGCCGACACCGGTGGCGACAGCCAAGCTCGAGAAGCTCATCGCCTTCGATCGGAAGATGGTGCGGAACAACCATTTACGCCTCGCCGAGCTGCACCGTCGCCAGGACCCGGACCTGATGATCGTGTGCTCGCACGACGCGGTGCTCTACGAGCGGGCCAGGGCTACCGCGCTGGTGTGA
- a CDS encoding TetR/AcrR family transcriptional regulator, which yields MVRPAQTARSERTREALRRAAVVRFLAQGVEDTSAEQIATDAGVSLRTFYRHFASKHDLLFADYDAGLHWFRAALAARSADESIIESVQSAIMASPYDDWAVAEIATMRSQELDPGRILRHLRQVEADFAEAVEGHLGGADPPAPGTDERMRVTVTARCIAAAVFGAMEVWMLGEDRSLPELDRLCRHALELLRTGINDRL from the coding sequence ATGGTCCGACCGGCCCAGACGGCGCGCAGTGAGCGCACCAGGGAAGCCCTGCGACGGGCGGCAGTGGTCCGATTTCTCGCGCAGGGCGTCGAGGACACGTCGGCCGAACAGATCGCCACAGATGCCGGGGTATCGCTGCGGACGTTCTATCGACACTTCGCGTCCAAACACGATCTGCTGTTCGCCGACTACGACGCCGGACTGCACTGGTTCCGCGCGGCACTCGCCGCGCGCTCTGCCGATGAGTCGATCATCGAATCGGTGCAGTCGGCGATCATGGCCTCGCCGTACGACGACTGGGCCGTCGCCGAGATCGCCACGATGCGCTCACAGGAACTCGACCCGGGACGGATTCTGCGCCACCTCCGCCAGGTCGAGGCCGATTTCGCCGAGGCGGTCGAAGGACATCTGGGCGGTGCGGACCCTCCCGCGCCCGGCACCGACGAGCGGATGCGGGTCACCGTCACCGCACGGTGTATCGCGGCCGCGGTGTTCGGCGCGATGGAGGTGTGGATGCTCGGCGAGGACCGCTCGCTGCCGGAGTTGGACCGGTTGTGCCGGCATGCCCTGGAACTGCTGCGAACCGGGATCAACGACCGCCTCTGA
- a CDS encoding NAD(P)/FAD-dependent oxidoreductase: MTDFDAIVVGAGHNGLTAAALMRQAGLRTLCLDSKLYPGGMASTVELFDGFRFEIAGSVQVPTSAVVSEALGLDGLPTVDLEVMSVQLRGVGDDPVIYYTDPMKLLTHLNEVHGAEAVNGMAGLMAWCQAPTRALGRFDAAQPPKSLDEMYACATNEFERQAISDMLFGSVTDVLDRYLPDREKHGALRGMLAFLAVNTTYRGPATPGSAAALAFGLAVPDENATLIKKFRGGMGAVTEHLLQMFGAAGGELRLRSKVDEIVVADGRVAGVRLEDGTTLRAPVVVSGVAPDLTVNGLIDPAAMPPDIRERFSRIDHRGSYLQMHFALDGPPTFAEPYQVLNDPDYQSAIGIFSTPEELQRQWEDSGRGIVPADPAIALQIPSANDPGLAPPGKHAVSAFSLWFPIESGDSSYGDMKAEMGRRVIEKITRLAPDFESLILRHTTFTPKHMGTMFGAPGGDYCHGLIHPEQMGRNRPGPKGYVDQPVPIDGLYLASAGCHGGPGITFIPGYNAAQQVLADRD, encoded by the coding sequence ATGACGGACTTCGACGCCATCGTCGTGGGAGCGGGACACAACGGACTGACCGCTGCGGCACTGATGCGGCAGGCCGGGCTACGCACTCTGTGTCTGGATTCCAAGCTCTACCCGGGCGGGATGGCCTCCACTGTCGAACTCTTCGACGGCTTCAGATTCGAGATCGCCGGCTCGGTGCAGGTGCCCACCTCGGCAGTGGTCAGTGAGGCGCTGGGACTGGACGGCCTACCCACCGTCGATCTCGAGGTCATGTCGGTGCAGTTGCGGGGTGTCGGCGACGATCCCGTCATCTACTACACCGACCCGATGAAGCTGCTGACCCATCTCAACGAGGTGCACGGCGCGGAGGCCGTCAACGGCATGGCGGGTCTGATGGCCTGGTGCCAGGCACCGACGAGGGCGCTCGGTCGCTTCGATGCGGCCCAGCCGCCGAAGTCCCTCGACGAGATGTATGCCTGTGCCACCAATGAATTCGAGCGCCAGGCGATCAGCGACATGCTGTTCGGGTCGGTGACCGATGTGCTGGACCGGTATCTGCCGGACCGGGAGAAGCACGGCGCGCTCCGCGGCATGCTGGCCTTCCTGGCCGTCAACACCACCTACCGGGGGCCTGCGACTCCGGGCAGTGCCGCCGCGCTGGCCTTCGGGCTCGCAGTGCCCGATGAGAACGCGACGCTGATCAAGAAGTTCCGCGGCGGGATGGGCGCGGTGACCGAGCACCTGCTGCAGATGTTCGGCGCGGCCGGCGGGGAACTGAGGCTGCGCAGCAAGGTCGACGAGATCGTGGTCGCCGACGGTCGGGTCGCCGGAGTGCGTCTGGAGGACGGGACGACGCTGCGAGCACCTGTTGTCGTCTCCGGCGTCGCACCGGATCTGACCGTGAACGGGCTGATCGACCCCGCTGCGATGCCGCCCGACATCCGAGAACGCTTCTCGCGCATCGATCATCGCGGCAGCTACCTGCAGATGCACTTTGCCCTCGACGGGCCGCCGACTTTCGCTGAGCCCTACCAGGTGCTCAACGATCCGGACTACCAGTCGGCGATCGGCATCTTCTCCACACCTGAGGAACTGCAGCGGCAGTGGGAGGACTCGGGGCGCGGCATCGTTCCCGCCGACCCCGCCATCGCACTGCAGATACCGTCGGCCAACGACCCCGGCCTGGCACCGCCGGGCAAACATGCGGTCTCGGCGTTCTCCCTGTGGTTCCCGATCGAGTCGGGCGACTCGAGTTATGGGGACATGAAGGCCGAGATGGGGCGCCGGGTCATCGAGAAGATCACCAGACTGGCCCCCGATTTCGAGAGCCTGATCCTGCGCCATACGACGTTCACGCCCAAGCACATGGGAACGATGTTCGGGGCACCGGGCGGTGACTACTGCCATGGGCTGATCCATCCCGAGCAGATGGGTCGGAATCGTCCCGGGCCGAAAGGCTATGTCGATCAACCGGTTCCGATCGACGGCCTGTATCTGGCGAGTGCGGGATGCCACGGCGGCCCCGGCATCACCTTCATCCCCGGCTACAACGCTGCGCAGCAGGTGCTCGCCGACCGCGACTGA
- a CDS encoding UBP-type zinc finger domain-containing protein, which translates to MSAAVDPTVAPSGTGCVECDAAGGWWVHLRRCAACGHIGCCDDSPSRHASAHWRQSGHPVIRSFEPGEDWFWNFETDDYYDGPELAAPQSRPADETAPGPRGRVPADWVEQLQARGH; encoded by the coding sequence GTGAGCGCCGCGGTTGATCCGACAGTTGCCCCGAGCGGTACCGGTTGCGTCGAATGCGATGCGGCCGGTGGCTGGTGGGTGCATCTGCGCCGCTGCGCCGCGTGCGGCCACATCGGCTGCTGCGACGACTCCCCGTCCCGGCACGCGTCGGCGCACTGGCGCCAATCCGGCCACCCGGTCATCAGGTCGTTCGAGCCGGGCGAGGACTGGTTCTGGAATTTCGAGACCGACGACTACTACGACGGCCCGGAACTCGCTGCGCCGCAGAGCCGCCCCGCCGACGAAACGGCGCCGGGTCCGCGCGGCCGGGTCCCGGCCGACTGGGTGGAGCAACTGCAGGCTCGCGGCCACTGA
- a CDS encoding SRPBCC family protein encodes MATKDSREVVIEATPQQILDVIADVEATPSWSPQYQKAEILESFDNGRPKRVKMTVKAAGLTDEQVIEYTWADDKVTWTLISAGQLKAQDAGYTLTPEGDKTRVKFDIAIDLSVPMPGFILKRTMKGGVETATEGLKKQVHKVLQQ; translated from the coding sequence ATGGCAACCAAGGACTCCCGCGAGGTCGTGATCGAGGCAACACCGCAGCAGATTCTCGACGTCATCGCCGACGTCGAGGCGACCCCGTCCTGGTCGCCCCAGTACCAGAAGGCCGAGATCCTCGAGAGTTTCGACAACGGCAGGCCCAAGAGGGTCAAGATGACGGTCAAGGCCGCAGGGCTGACCGACGAGCAGGTCATCGAATACACCTGGGCGGACGACAAGGTCACGTGGACATTGATCTCCGCCGGTCAGCTCAAGGCCCAAGACGCCGGTTACACACTCACGCCGGAGGGTGACAAGACGCGGGTGAAGTTCGACATCGCCATCGACCTGTCCGTGCCGATGCCGGGCTTCATCCTCAAGCGGACGATGAAGGGCGGGGTCGAGACCGCGACCGAAGGCCTGAAGAAGCAGGTCCACAAGGTTTTGCAGCAGTGA